In a single window of the Thunnus albacares chromosome 1, fThuAlb1.1, whole genome shotgun sequence genome:
- the dync1li2 gene encoding cytoplasmic dynein 1 light intermediate chain 2 isoform X1: MAPVLEKQLPGAAGVGDNNNEEEEGQNLWSSILSEVSTRSNSKLPSGKNILVFGEDGSGKTTLVAKLQGTDHSKKGRGLEYLYLNVHDEDRDDLTRCNVWILDGDLYHKGLLKFAVSAQSLPDCLAVFVADMSRPWTIMESLQKWASVLRDHVDKLKIPPEDMREMEQNMVKAFQEYTEPEDATQASPQRRAPTAGEDEAVVLPLGDNTLTHNLGIPVLIVCTKCDAVSVLEKEHDYREEHFDFIQSHIRRFCLQYGAGLIYTSVKEEKNLDLLYKYIVHKMYDFQFTTPALVVEKDAVFIPSGWDNEKKIGILHENFTTVRPEDPFEDFITKPPTRKLVHDKEINAEDEQVFLMKQQSLLAKQPATPTRGATESPGRTASGSPRPAGRAGQPTVTSGSPMSAVKKPDPNMKAGAANEGVLANFFNSLLSKKTGAPGSPGSPGAGAVGAGVQGSAKKTGQKPGLTDVQAELDRMTRKQDSTVSANNIPPPTENEA; the protein is encoded by the exons ATGGCTCCCGTTCTGGAGAAACAGCTCCCGGGCGCAGCCGGGGTAGGCGACAACAACAACGAAGAGGAAGAAGGACAAAACCTTTG GTCCtcaatactgagtgaagtttctACTCGCTCGAATTCAAAGTTGCCATCAGGAAAAAATATCCTGGTATTTG GTGAGGATGGATCAGGAAAAACGACACTTGTGGCCAAACTTCAAGGAACCGATCACAGCAAGAAAGGGAGGGGACTGGAGTATCTGTACTTAAATGTCCACGATGAGGACAGAGATG ACCTTACTCGGTGTAACGTGTGGATCCTGGATGGGGACCTGTACCACAAAGGCCTACTTAAGTTTGCTGTTTCTGCTCAGTCACTACCTGATTGTCTAGCGGTGTTTGTTGCGGATATGTCACGGCCCTGGACCATTATGGAATCGCTGCAGAAGTGGGCTAGTGTGCTACGTGACCATGTGGACAAGCTCAAGATCCCTCCTGAGGACATGAGGGAAATGGAGCAGAACA TGGTGAAAGCCTTCCAAGAGTACACAGAACCGGAGGACGCCACCCAAGCCTCCCCACAGAGACGGGCCCCGACAGCAGGGGAAGACGAGGCCGTCGTGCTACCACTTGGAgacaacacactcacacacaacctGGGCATTCCAGTGCTAATAGTTTGCACAAAG TGTGACGCAGTCAGCGTATTAGAGAAGGAGCATGACTACAGAGAGGAGCACTTCGATTTCATCCAGTCCCACATCAGGCGATTTTGCTTACAAT ACGGAGCTGGCCTGATCTACACCTCAGTCAAAGAGGAGAAGAACCTGGATCTGCTTTACAAATATATAGTACATAAGATGTATGACTTCCAGTTCACCACACCTGCCTTAGTGGTAGAGAAGGATGCAGTGTTCAT TCCCTCTGGATGGGATAATGAGAAGAAAATTGGGATTTTGCATGAAAACTTTACAACGGTCAGACCTGAAGATCCATTTGAAGATTTTATCACAAAGCCTCCAACACGAAAG CTGGTTCATGACAAAGAGATAAATGCAGAGGATGAGCAGGTATTCCTGATGAAGCAACAG tcTTTGTTAGCGAAGCAGCCAGCCACGCCAACAAGAGGAGCAACT GAGTCTCCAGGACGGACAGCCTCAGGTTCCCCCAGGCCTGCGGGTCGCGCCGGCCAACCCACTGTGACCAGCGGCTCACCGATGTCTGCTGTCAAAAAGCCTGACCCTAACATGAAAG CGGGGGCTGCCAATGAGGGAGTGCTGGCTAACTTCTTCAACAGTCTGTTGAGTAAAAAGACGGGAGCCCCAGGGAGCCCCGGGAGCCCAGGAGCTGGAGCAGTTGGAGCTGGAGTGCAAGGGTCCGCCAAGAAAACAG ggCAGAAGCCGGGTTTGACTGATGTCCAGGCGGAGTTGGACAGGATGACTCGCAAACAAGACTCAACGGTTTCAGCTAACAACATACCACCGCCGACAGAGAACGAAGCGTAA
- the dync1li2 gene encoding cytoplasmic dynein 1 light intermediate chain 2 isoform X2: protein MAPVLEKQLPGAAGVGDNNNEEEEGQNLWSSILSEVSTRSNSKLPSGKNILVFGEDGSGKTTLVAKLQGTDHSKKGRGLEYLYLNVHDEDRDDLTRCNVWILDGDLYHKGLLKFAVSAQSLPDCLAVFVADMSRPWTIMESLQKWASVLRDHVDKLKIPPEDMREMEQNMVKAFQEYTEPEDATQASPQRRAPTAGEDEAVVLPLGDNTLTHNLGIPVLIVCTKCDAVSVLEKEHDYREEHFDFIQSHIRRFCLQYGAGLIYTSVKEEKNLDLLYKYIVHKMYDFQFTTPALVVEKDAVFIPSGWDNEKKIGILHENFTTVRPEDPFEDFITKPPTRKLVHDKEINAEDEQVFLMKQQSLLAKQPATPTRGATESPGRTASGSPRPAGRAGQPTVTSGSPMSAVKKPDPNMKAGAANEGVLANFFNSLLSKKTGAPGSPGSPGAGAVGAGVQGSAKKTEAGFD, encoded by the exons ATGGCTCCCGTTCTGGAGAAACAGCTCCCGGGCGCAGCCGGGGTAGGCGACAACAACAACGAAGAGGAAGAAGGACAAAACCTTTG GTCCtcaatactgagtgaagtttctACTCGCTCGAATTCAAAGTTGCCATCAGGAAAAAATATCCTGGTATTTG GTGAGGATGGATCAGGAAAAACGACACTTGTGGCCAAACTTCAAGGAACCGATCACAGCAAGAAAGGGAGGGGACTGGAGTATCTGTACTTAAATGTCCACGATGAGGACAGAGATG ACCTTACTCGGTGTAACGTGTGGATCCTGGATGGGGACCTGTACCACAAAGGCCTACTTAAGTTTGCTGTTTCTGCTCAGTCACTACCTGATTGTCTAGCGGTGTTTGTTGCGGATATGTCACGGCCCTGGACCATTATGGAATCGCTGCAGAAGTGGGCTAGTGTGCTACGTGACCATGTGGACAAGCTCAAGATCCCTCCTGAGGACATGAGGGAAATGGAGCAGAACA TGGTGAAAGCCTTCCAAGAGTACACAGAACCGGAGGACGCCACCCAAGCCTCCCCACAGAGACGGGCCCCGACAGCAGGGGAAGACGAGGCCGTCGTGCTACCACTTGGAgacaacacactcacacacaacctGGGCATTCCAGTGCTAATAGTTTGCACAAAG TGTGACGCAGTCAGCGTATTAGAGAAGGAGCATGACTACAGAGAGGAGCACTTCGATTTCATCCAGTCCCACATCAGGCGATTTTGCTTACAAT ACGGAGCTGGCCTGATCTACACCTCAGTCAAAGAGGAGAAGAACCTGGATCTGCTTTACAAATATATAGTACATAAGATGTATGACTTCCAGTTCACCACACCTGCCTTAGTGGTAGAGAAGGATGCAGTGTTCAT TCCCTCTGGATGGGATAATGAGAAGAAAATTGGGATTTTGCATGAAAACTTTACAACGGTCAGACCTGAAGATCCATTTGAAGATTTTATCACAAAGCCTCCAACACGAAAG CTGGTTCATGACAAAGAGATAAATGCAGAGGATGAGCAGGTATTCCTGATGAAGCAACAG tcTTTGTTAGCGAAGCAGCCAGCCACGCCAACAAGAGGAGCAACT GAGTCTCCAGGACGGACAGCCTCAGGTTCCCCCAGGCCTGCGGGTCGCGCCGGCCAACCCACTGTGACCAGCGGCTCACCGATGTCTGCTGTCAAAAAGCCTGACCCTAACATGAAAG CGGGGGCTGCCAATGAGGGAGTGCTGGCTAACTTCTTCAACAGTCTGTTGAGTAAAAAGACGGGAGCCCCAGGGAGCCCCGGGAGCCCAGGAGCTGGAGCAGTTGGAGCTGGAGTGCAAGGGTCCGCCAAGAAAACAG AAGCCGGGTTTGACTGA